CATGATCTTGAACGGGATGTTGGGCATGGAGTCCACGGTGTTCTCGCGCAGTTCGAAATCCAGGGCGCCTTCGTAGATCATGCCGGTGTCACCCTCGGCACAGGATACCGTCACTTCCTGGCCGTCCTTCAGTAGCTCGGTGGCATCGCCACAGCCAACCACCGCCGGAATACCCAGTTCACGGGCAATGATCGCCGCGTGGCAGGTACGGCCGCCGCGATCGGTCACGATGGCAGACGCCCGCTTCATGACCGGTTCCCAGTCCGGGTCGGTCATGTCGGTTACCAGCACGTCGCCCGCCTGCACCCGGTCCATTTCCTTGATACTGGTGATGATCTTCACCGGGCCACTGCCAATCTTGTGGCCGATACTGCGGCCTTCCACCAGCACCTTGCCGGTTTCCTTGAGCAGATAGCGCTCCATGACGTTGGCCGCTGCCCGGCTCTTCACCGTTTCGGGCCGGGCCTGAACGATGTAGATCTTGCCGTCATCGCCGTCTTTGGCCCACTCGATGTCCATCGGGCGCTGGTAATGCTTCTCGATGATCATGGCCTGACGGGCCAGGTCTTCCACCTCGGCATCGGTGATGCAGAAGCGGTTGCGGTCGTCCTGCTCAACCTTCACGGTTTCCACAAACTCACCCTCGCCCGGGCTGGTGTGGTAAACCATCTTGATGGCCTTGCTGCCCAGGTTGCGGCGCAGCACCGCCGGGCGCCCGGCTTCAAGCGTCGGCTTGTGCACGTAGAATTCATCGGGGTTCACCGCACCCTGCACCACCGTCTCACCGAGGCCGTAGGAGGCGGTGACAAAGACCACGTCGCGGAAGCCGGACTCGGTGTCCAGGGTGAACATTACGCCGCTGGCGGCGGTTTCACTGCGTACCATCTTCTGGATACCGGCCGACAGCGCCACCATCTTGTGATCGAAGCCGTGGTGCACCCGGTAGGAAATGGCACGGTCGTTGAACAGGGAGGCAAACACCTCCTTGACCGACGTACGCACCTGCTCAAGGCCAACAACGTTCAGGAAAGTTTCCTGCTGGCCAGCAAAGGAAGCGTCCGGCAGGTCCTCGGCGGTAGCCGAGGATCGCACGGCAACGGCCATGTGCTCGTTACCGTCCTGGAGCTTGGCAAAGGCTTCTTTCAGGGCGTTCTCGAGGACGTCAGGGAACGGGGTATCAACAATCCACTGCCGGACCTGCGCGCCGACCCGGGCCAACTCGTTAACGTCGTTGATGTCCAGAACGTCCAGCGCGTTGTCGATGCGCTCCTTGAGTCCATCGGTGGCGAGGAATTCACGATAGGCGTGTGCCGTGGTGGCAAAACCACCCGGAACGGTAACACCTGCGTTGGCGAGATTACTGATCATTTCGCCGAGAGAGGCGTTCTTGCCGCCCACCCGATCAACATCGGACATTCCCAGGTGATCAAACCAAATAATGTAATCTTCCAAAGCACGTCTCCCTTGAATCTGTGTAGCGAAGAGCAAACCGGGCCAGCGATATAGAGCGGCAAAGCAGGCAATATCCACTGCGGAGTCTCGAACTTGGCGTGTATGATACTGTAACCTGCGGAAATTACCTAGGGCACAAAGGAACTGGACTTCACAGCATGAAACGCACCGCTTTCTTCATTTCTGACGGCACAGGCCTCACTGCCGAGGCCCTCGGGCACAGCCTTCTGGCCCAATTTGAAAAGATCGAGTTCGAGCGGATCACCGTTCCCTATATTGACGACGAGGACAAAGCCCGGGAGATGGTCAAGCGGATTACCAAGGCCGCCGAGGTGGACGGCGCAAGGCCGCTGGTCTTCGACACCATCGTAAACAGCGACATCCGGGACATCATTGCCACGGCTGACGGCTTTATGGTGGATATTTTCGGGACCTTTCTCAATCCGCTGGAACAGGAGCTGCAATCCTCGTCGTCCTATTCCGTCGGCAAGTCCCACGCGATCAACAACGAAGGCAGCTACGAGCGGCGCATCAACGCGGTGAATTTCGCGCTGGACAACGACGACGGCGCCCGCACGCGGCATTACGATGAGGCCGACCTGATACTGGTGGGTGCTTCCCGTAGCGGAAAGACACCCACCTGCCTGTATCTTGCCCTGCAATACGGCATCAAGGCGGCGAACTACCCGATTACCGAGGAAGATCTGGCGGACCAGCAGATGCCGACGGCGCTGAAGCCGCATAAAGAGAAGATTTTCGGCCTCACCATCGACCCCGAACGTCTGGCCACCATCCGCAACGAACGCCGACCCAACTCACGGTATTCTTCCATCCAGCAGTGCATGCATGAGATTGAGGAGATCGAACTGATGTACAGGCGTGAGCGGATTCCCTACCTGAACACTACCGCCTACTCCATTGAGGAGATTTCCACGCGGATCATGGTGACCACAGGACTGAAGCGCAATCGTTGAACGGAACGAGGTAATGTGAAACAGGGCCGGCTGACGAAATCAGCCGGCCCTGAGCCTGCTACAGCTCTTCAATGTCCAGGCCAAGCGCTTCCGCCCTGGCCCGGTTCTCCGGACTGGTGACCACAGCCGTGCTGGCTTTTTCCGGCACCAGCCAGGTGCTGGCCACACGTTTGAGGTCGTCAAGCGTCACCGACAACACCCGCTCGCGGAAGCGGGCGCGTTGCTCCGGCGTGCGACCGAACAGCTTGTTGTGGAAAGCGTGCCGGGCAGCGCCAGCCGGTGAGCGAGGCCGGTCCAACTGACCAATGACACCCAGGATGGATTCTTCCAGCTCCTGATAATCGTGCTCATTGGACTGCAACCACTCCAGGGCCTTGTCAAAATCCGCCAGCGTGTCCTCCAGCCTCGGATCCCGGTAGGAGAAGAACCGGAAGGTACCGTTCACACTGTCCTGGCCGGCGCCGCCGCCATAGGCACCGCCCTTCTCGCGGATGGCTCTGTGCAGGTAACCGTTACGAAGGAAACCACCCAGCACAGTCAGCGCCGCGGCGTCGGGGTGATCCACGGGCACGGTATTGTAAGCCTTGGCGCAGAAGTTCACCTGCGTTGAGGTAAGCCATGCCTGACGGGTGGTGTAGTTGACCGGATCCATCTTCCAGGCAGACGCAGAAACACCAGGCACGTCACCCCAGGCGGACTTGAGGTCGTCCACCATGGCCGGCAGCTGCTCCTCTTCACCAATCACCAGGAACTCGCGGGCCTGATGGCGGATCTTGTCATGCAGCGCCGCCAGCTTGTCGCATAGAGCCGCCAGCTCACCGGCATCCTTTAGCGCCCGATCCAGCTCCTTGGTGCCCTTGATACCGGCCAGCCCGCCCAGACGGAAGGACAGCCAGGCGCCCGGGCTCATGCCCTGTGACGCCGCGCCCATGGCCAGAGCATGACCACTGCCGGTCACCGCCTGTTCGCGACGGGCGCGAATCTGGGCAATGATCTCGCGAATCCGCTCATGCTCGTCAAAGCGGGCGCCGGAGCAGACATCCCGAAGTAGCCTGGTCAGGGCGCTGCGGTTCCGGGCCAAGGCCTTGCCGTTGAATATGATGTACCCGGAGAGGTCCTGAACATCGTCTATGCGGCCCTTGGCACTGAACGACGCACCGATACCGCCGGATTCCGCGGAAATCCGGTCCTGCATCTGCAGGTAATCCAGCTCCCCACAGCCCACCTCGGAGATCAGCGTCGTGTAGTACGGCACCAGCAGCAGCTCTTCCTCGGTGAGCGCCGGCATGGGCACCACCACCTGCTCGTAGACCAGGCCGTTGGTGCCCCGAGCGTAGACCGTGGCGGCAATGTCGCCGTCGTAACGGCCCTCGGGTTCGGGCATCTGTAGCGGGACGTCCGACAGGTCCACCTTCGGCAGAATGGAGTCGTCGTCCTTGCGCATCTGGCGTTCTTCCAGGGCACGAGCGCGCTCAACAATCATCCGGACTTCGTCTTCGGTCAGCTCGGCCTTGCGACGGGCCAGGGCTTCCCGAATCGCCGCCTGCCGGCGGTGCTCCAGTTTTTCGTCCGGACGCAGGGTCAGCGTGACCCGGTGCGGGTTTTCGAGCAGTTTGCGACGGATCAGGTCCGGCACGTACTGCGGGTCACGAATTTTCTCGCGCAGATTCGCCAGAACGGGCTCCAGGTCCAGCAGCTCCACAGGATCGCCGCCATGCACCATCGGCGCGATGGCGCTCATGATCAGTTGCAGGCCATAGGGGAAGCTGTCGCCGGCAATTTCGCGCTGGTGCAATTCCAACTGGTGCAGGATCGCCTCCAGCCGTTCTTCGCTGACGCCCTCCTCCACCACATTCAGCAGCGTGGATTCAATCAGGGCTTCCAGATCTTTCTGCTTTTCCGGCTCGCTGCCTTCGATGCCGCAGACGAAGGTCATTTCCCGGTTGGAATCCTCAAGGCCGCACATGGGCGATGGCGCATGGCCCAGATCGGTGGTTTCCAGGGCACGCATCAGAGGCGATGCACTGTTTTCCAGAAGCACCGCAGAGAGCAGCTGGCCTTCCAGATTTTCCTGGAGATCAAAGCTGTGTCCGAGCAGCCAGCCCACCACTATGTGGGTCTTGTTCTCGGTGCCCTCGCCTTCGTTCACCGCATAACCCTGCTCGACGCGCACCGGCGCGAACAGGCGCTTCTCGTCCCGCACCGGGAGCTCGATATCAAGACGGTCAAAACGCTTGAGCGCCAACTCCTCGAACTTCTCGTGGTGCTCCCGGGCCGGGATGTTGCCGTAGGTGGCAAAAATCGCATTGCTCGGGTGATAGTGATGGCGGTAGAAACTGACCAGATCCTCATAGCTGAGATCCACAATGTGATCGGGCTCGCCACCGCTGTTGTAGTGATACGTGGTTGTCGGGAACAGGTGGCTGCTCAGGTTCTGCCAGAGCTGAGAGGTGGCCGAGCTCATGGCGCCCTTCATTTCGTTATAGACAACGCCCCGGTAGACCAGATCCGTGGACGGATCCTCCGGCTTGTCGAACTCCAGGCGATGCCCCTCCTGGGCAAAGTCCAGCGGATCCAGCTTCGAGAAGAACACCGAATCAAGGTACACCGACAACAGGTTGTCGAAATCCTTCCGGTTCATGCTGGCAAAGGGATAGGCAGTCCAGTCGCTGCTGGTGAAGGCGTTCATGAACGTGTTCAGCGACCGGCGGATCATCATGAAGAACGGATCCCGCACGGGGTAACGCTCACTGCCACACAGCGCCGTGTGCTCCAGGATGTGGGCAACGCCAGTGGAATCCATCGGGAAGGTCCGAAGCGCAACGAAGAACACATTCTCATCGTTGTCGGCCGCCAGGTGCAGGTGCCGGGCCCCGGTTTTCTTGTGGCGATACTCCTCGACCTCAAGGTTGAGGGTGTCGATCCGGTGACTGCGAAGCTTCTCAAAGGCCGGATGAATTGCGTTGTCGATCACTGCAGCCATTCAATCTATCCTGTCTTTAAACAATTGGAGAATTGTAGGGTAACACGTAGTATCGATTATCATGCACCCGTCGAGTAGCCAGAAGGTACCCTGCCCACCCATGACCACACCCGCACCCGAATCGAGGGCCATTGATGCCCCGGAAGTTGCCGCCTACTGGGCAGAGCGCCGCCGCTACCTCGAACGCATCCGCAAGGTGCCGGAAATACGACAGCGGTTCTGGCGCGAAGTTGCCGTTTACCTGCTGCGCCGTCTGCTGTGGTCGTTCGGGTTTTTCCCAGTCTTCATCGCCTTCTGGGTGCCCTTCGTTCTGGCCAGTTTCAACCCGGTGGTGATGGCTTCAGATCTCATTCCACTGCTGCAGGAGTTCGTCAACTCCAATCCGGAAGTTCAGGCCACCACCATCAGTACGCTGGTGATCGCATGGGCGTCCATCGGCTTTTTCTTCCTGGTGTTTGATTTTGTCCTCACCCCGTTCCGATCGCCCTATCAATACGAAGCCGACGTGTACATGAGATCATGGGAGCAGCTCAACCATGACCAGCTTCCGGACAAAGTGTGATTTGGCCTGCATTCTCGTTAACTCCGGACACTTTCTGTTACATAAGGTTGCAATCACTGGTTAAGATGAAGCGGTAGACAGAATTCCAGAATGCAGGATCAAGGGGTTTCTCCATGGTCGATTTCAGACCGCTTCTGTTCATCAACGCCCTCGCGCTCATGCTGCTGGTTACGGCCGGGTTTGCGTCGGTACGTGATGAGTTTCGGCTAACGGAAACCCTTGATTCGCCACCTGTTGCGCAAGCCGTTGCCACCGCCACAGAGGTACC
The nucleotide sequence above comes from Marinobacter gudaonensis. Encoded proteins:
- the ppsR gene encoding posphoenolpyruvate synthetase regulatory kinase/phosphorylase PpsR; the encoded protein is MKRTAFFISDGTGLTAEALGHSLLAQFEKIEFERITVPYIDDEDKAREMVKRITKAAEVDGARPLVFDTIVNSDIRDIIATADGFMVDIFGTFLNPLEQELQSSSSYSVGKSHAINNEGSYERRINAVNFALDNDDGARTRHYDEADLILVGASRSGKTPTCLYLALQYGIKAANYPITEEDLADQQMPTALKPHKEKIFGLTIDPERLATIRNERRPNSRYSSIQQCMHEIEEIELMYRRERIPYLNTTAYSIEEISTRIMVTTGLKRNR
- the ppsA gene encoding phosphoenolpyruvate synthase gives rise to the protein MEDYIIWFDHLGMSDVDRVGGKNASLGEMISNLANAGVTVPGGFATTAHAYREFLATDGLKERIDNALDVLDINDVNELARVGAQVRQWIVDTPFPDVLENALKEAFAKLQDGNEHMAVAVRSSATAEDLPDASFAGQQETFLNVVGLEQVRTSVKEVFASLFNDRAISYRVHHGFDHKMVALSAGIQKMVRSETAASGVMFTLDTESGFRDVVFVTASYGLGETVVQGAVNPDEFYVHKPTLEAGRPAVLRRNLGSKAIKMVYHTSPGEGEFVETVKVEQDDRNRFCITDAEVEDLARQAMIIEKHYQRPMDIEWAKDGDDGKIYIVQARPETVKSRAAANVMERYLLKETGKVLVEGRSIGHKIGSGPVKIITSIKEMDRVQAGDVLVTDMTDPDWEPVMKRASAIVTDRGGRTCHAAIIARELGIPAVVGCGDATELLKDGQEVTVSCAEGDTGMIYEGALDFELRENTVDSMPNIPFKIMMNVGNPDRAFDFQALPNEGVGLARLEFIINRMIGVHPKALLNFDGLPRDIKQTVEKRISGYSSPVDFYVDKLVEGISTLAAAFAPKKVIVRLSDFKSNEYANLIGGTLYEPDEENPMLGFRGASRYISETFRDCFELECRALQKVRNEMGLTNVEVMVPFVRTVGEAEQVVNLLAENGLKRGDNGLRVIMMCELPANALLADEFLEHFDGFSIGSNDLTQLTLGLDRDSGIIAHLFDERNEAVKVLLSNAIQACKKAGKYIGICGQGPSDHPDLAKWLMEQGIDTVSLNPDSVLDTWFFLADEKID
- a CDS encoding insulinase family protein, giving the protein MAAVIDNAIHPAFEKLRSHRIDTLNLEVEEYRHKKTGARHLHLAADNDENVFFVALRTFPMDSTGVAHILEHTALCGSERYPVRDPFFMMIRRSLNTFMNAFTSSDWTAYPFASMNRKDFDNLLSVYLDSVFFSKLDPLDFAQEGHRLEFDKPEDPSTDLVYRGVVYNEMKGAMSSATSQLWQNLSSHLFPTTTYHYNSGGEPDHIVDLSYEDLVSFYRHHYHPSNAIFATYGNIPAREHHEKFEELALKRFDRLDIELPVRDEKRLFAPVRVEQGYAVNEGEGTENKTHIVVGWLLGHSFDLQENLEGQLLSAVLLENSASPLMRALETTDLGHAPSPMCGLEDSNREMTFVCGIEGSEPEKQKDLEALIESTLLNVVEEGVSEERLEAILHQLELHQREIAGDSFPYGLQLIMSAIAPMVHGGDPVELLDLEPVLANLREKIRDPQYVPDLIRRKLLENPHRVTLTLRPDEKLEHRRQAAIREALARRKAELTEDEVRMIVERARALEERQMRKDDDSILPKVDLSDVPLQMPEPEGRYDGDIAATVYARGTNGLVYEQVVVPMPALTEEELLLVPYYTTLISEVGCGELDYLQMQDRISAESGGIGASFSAKGRIDDVQDLSGYIIFNGKALARNRSALTRLLRDVCSGARFDEHERIREIIAQIRARREQAVTGSGHALAMGAASQGMSPGAWLSFRLGGLAGIKGTKELDRALKDAGELAALCDKLAALHDKIRHQAREFLVIGEEEQLPAMVDDLKSAWGDVPGVSASAWKMDPVNYTTRQAWLTSTQVNFCAKAYNTVPVDHPDAAALTVLGGFLRNGYLHRAIREKGGAYGGGAGQDSVNGTFRFFSYRDPRLEDTLADFDKALEWLQSNEHDYQELEESILGVIGQLDRPRSPAGAARHAFHNKLFGRTPEQRARFRERVLSVTLDDLKRVASTWLVPEKASTAVVTSPENRARAEALGLDIEEL